The sequence below is a genomic window from Cicer arietinum cultivar CDC Frontier isolate Library 1 chromosome 6, Cicar.CDCFrontier_v2.0, whole genome shotgun sequence.
tatataattcaactttctttattatcaatataacttaaattttttattttatttatctcttatcaataacttaaataaaaaatcatagtaaaatattttcatgtttATGTTTAAAAAATGCTAGACATCTATTTTTGTGTTTGATGCGATACATAATCAATCGGGGTTGTATCTAGCATAGTTAGTTAATTTCTCACTATATAGCCAACCAAGtttcaaatcttaattaactGAAGAAAAAAAGTCCACATTAAGTATTAAACATTGTTCGATTGTTGTATTTTTTGTGACATGGTGTGTACAATAAttgatatacatttttttttgtcaccAAAAGTTAGCGCAACAAGACCAAGTGCAATCTATATGCACTCGTGTGAGATTGCTTTTCAGTAAGTTGTAGCACCGTAGTGAGAAAAGATATTTCTCTATGTTGCGATCATTTGAAAGATTATAAATATGCATAGTAATGAATCTCTCGCAGTAGCTAGCAAACTGGATAAATGCACAACAAGCTCGTGATCAAAGGTTCCTATGAGTGGAACGTGTATCAACCCAAGGGCCCAAACCACTAAAGCAAGAACTTTAAGTCTacctaaaaatttaatttttttttgtatttttggcctcaattttttttaaaaataattatgtactCTAAAAAAATTGGCCTCACAAGTATAAAAGATACACCAATTGACACAATGAAAAtattgtttctaaaaaaaaaaataacattaaaattaataaaatattattaataacatttaaagGATTTCTATCTTTTTTACCAAGACAATGCTTTAGAATTCCCTTTAGATTTGGGTCGGTCTTGTATGGATTGACTGAAAAACGAACACATAAATTTTGAGTAATTGAGACATCATTTGTCGCTTTTAAATGTTATCACATATTTAGTACTAAAAAAATAGTAAGTAGTCATTTTGATCCTTAAATGTTATAGTTAttgaatttatcaaaattataaaattaaccacatgaatatttaaaaatcaaaatgattaaaaaaatatatctgatAGCTgaattatttaactaaaaacaCGTTTAAATATCAAGATTACAATTAAAAACACacatttacatttatttttttaattttaaaatatttgaaagcaaTTATAACAACACTCGTacattaaaaaaagtatattgttTGATTGGACatctttttttaagtttaaactGAAACTTTACAATCGTATTAGCTAATTATGGTAAAATTTATctctattataaaaaagaaaaaaaaaatcaaaatataatagaGATGTAATctataagataatttttttctttgtcatatcataacatttatttgtaattagtGTATTAAGTtctaatatacttttttttttcgaaacCTATTGCATAGCATTGCCCACACAACTCATTAAATAGGTATATCCTTGGATCTAACTCTAGTAATTATAGTGCAACGTGGATGCCTCCTTCTTCTCCTTTTCATCTTAGCCTACTTAAGTTGGCGTTGAGGTGACCAAAGGATGCTTTGTTACTGCGTGTGTTGGCGTACTTGAAAGTTGGCCAGGGGCAGGGCGCTAGTAGACTATTATGGTCTTTCTCTTGAAAAGCACAAggttaaaaccaaaatttaaaacataattttgttagcttatttttatcttttaatatatgcaagtgatgtttcaaataaattaaacacaTACAAACATATGAACAAAAAATACATACAAAATAgctcttttatttaattaaatattttaaattattggttccttaagttataatattaaatttttaaaaggggccatataattaaaaagtaattaatgaaatttttatactatatttttataatcttttaaaataaattatttttataaatttattaatctttTTTAATATGGAATGATAACATGTTGCTgagttgattgttgtgttttatttaaattttcaaataaatttttacaactTAGTAAAACTCAACCAAAAAACATAATtgaaacttatttaaaaatttaaaattaagaaattgaataaaatttaaattatatcaataaaacaataatataatttttttgtatactctttaaattttattgagatTCTTGTAAGTACGACTCATTCAGTAAATGTTGCATAagtatttaatatatttgaacgtaaatttgaatttgaaatacaacaccttttttttatataatgaaaatagAGCTAGTTTATTAAGGAGAAGATGAGGGAGTTAACTCTTTACAATCAGTATGTAAAATGCTTTCAAATAAACCATAAATTCAATAAAGAAACATAAATTCATAGAGGCGCGCGAATATTCTTTTAGTAGGAAACTTGCACTATGATTAACTTCACATAAGATGTGATGAAAAGAAAAACTCCAACCAAGAAGATAGAAGTGAGTGCACATGTGTTCAAGAGATGTTGGAAACCAGACATAGTAGACAACACACCTCTTACGATATCAATTATGGGTTTAGAATCGCTTTTAAAGACGACATTTATAAGTTCATATTTTGAGTCACTCTAACACTATGAAGAAGAGTCAaaacttcaacaaaaaaaaacatttacaaCGTCTAAATCATTATAATAACTAGTATGATAATTGTCGTTCTCATTGCGAATGAGTCCACCAAAGANNNNNNNNNNACTCTTTCTTATTTAGTGTGTGGGAATTTAGTTACCCTATCTAAGAAACAATATACTCATACAACTCATGATGCTAATAAATTGGAACATTTATCTtgcactaaaaaaaataaaattagaacaaCTATCGCCAGTGGGCCATGAAGAGCTTCGCGGAAAGGCAGATAATTATGGGCTCTTTTTTGTGTATAAAGTTTGGTATTTACAAAATACACCTCCTTTTGCTTCTATACACTCCTTTCTGtttctttaatttcttttacCTAAAATATATAAGATTTTTCTTTTCACAACCAAGTTACGATGTGTTCCAAAAATTTAAATCTGGATTTCTTTAATactttctaaaaattaatttccgAAACACGGATATATGAATTtagaaatttgttttatataatgcataaatttgtttttaagtaattaattcccacaatttttttttaaatcatctgGAACATAATTTccgaaaacaaaattaaattatgcaTTTTGAAAACAGATTTATTGAATGTAAATTATGCTTTTGGGACATGAAACTATCAACGCCACATTTCTAGAGATAATGGTGGGATGTGAAAATTATCTACACCACATTTCTAGAAAAACTAGATGTGCTTAATGTACTTCAAACTACATGTTTTGTCTGAGAGTGAACTTAATTAgataaattcactttttttatatgtgtgtttgaaGTGAAGAGTGGAAAATATTTTTCCCGattataaaaactaaatgtttaattatatttttaagtctatataaacttttaaaattttgtttagttCATGTTTGGTATTAGACTACAATCTAACTTGCTAGGAATACCATTTAAGAACTAAATTTCACTGTATAACATCTTTGAGAATAATTTATCTCTCACCGATCTTAATTCTAACGAATAAAAGGAAATACAAGATGGAGATTGCGGCACAACATTTATTGAGGATGCAAACGTTACGTTACTATATTAGCAAAGGTCTGAAATCATTATAAGTATCATTGTTCATACATTGTCAAGGTATACATAGTCTATCCTAAGCGACTTAAGTGTTAGAGTATTTACATACATCGCTACACCACGTAGACGAATTGTTGTCCTACCACTTTACCAATCCGGTCATCATTCTCAATCCACTTTGAATCATTGACTCTGTATATGAGAAACAAGAGTTTGGTACTTTCACAACGACTCACAAACCTTTTAATCTATTAACTTTGATCAGAGACTAAACCGTTATGACTCGTATATGAAGCATAACATAACATGTTTCATAAATACGGTAAGATTGAAAtagttcttataaaaaatttcttcgaCTTTCAATACTTACTataattttcaacaaaaatttaagtCTTTATAACTCATAAGTTAAGTCATATGTATTATTCAAATTTGAATACTTTTTTACAAAACATGTTTAGAATATCATACATACCTCTCCAACAAAACAATTGGAAATTTTAATACCTCTCTTACAAaacaattgaaaattttaataaaggattgactaaatatttttaagtgacATAAAATTATAGATCTCAAAATAACATAAATCTAGACCTATAATATAATAAGACTGCAATCATAAGATATAAAAGTGCATGTGGAAAATTTGAtgtcatttaaataaaaagCCGTCAATCATTTTAATTGTATAtagactaaaaatattattaaaaaaatactgtAAAGATTAAAAAgcgaagaaaaaaatgataatatttaaaatttgatagaaattaaaactcattcATGTAAAATCCCACTAAATCGACAAAGTTGTAATAATATGgtagcattttttatttaaatttaaactcacAACCTCAAATTCTTTAACCTCAGCTTAAATTAGTTGATCTATATCAGTCCAGTTCTCTATCCTTGTTACTTTCCTACGGGGAAAATGAGCCACCCAGCAAGCACCATTTTATCATCTTTGACATATACTCCAAAATTTGGTATGAAATGTAAAGCAAccactcttttttatttatttttatcattatcttCCACAGTAGACTCCAATAGCAATAATACTTTCATATATACTATTATTCCTACCAGGAAACGGTTTATTAATATGTAATAAACGAAGGGTTTTATCAATGAATATGAGAAACGGAAATAATAAGAAGCGATCAGAAGTGAGTGTGGGAGCAAGTGAAAGACTCTATCTCGGTTTGGACTTTGGCACTTCCGGTGCCAGGTTTGCCATTGTCAACAACCTTGGCACAATTCAAGCCGAAGCTAAGAGACACTATCCTCTATACTCGGTAGCATTTTAATTCCctctttaatttcatttttgctCACTTTTTCTTAATTTCATATCTCAATAATTGGAGTTTCACACTTTTCTCGATGCAACTATTAATTAGTTATTGTAATTGTATTTTGTGTAAGTTTGGATGAGCAGTGCCAGTTAATTTGTCAAAATCACGGTGACACCGTGATTTTGTTGAAGCTGATCCAAACGTACACTTAAATCATCAATTCAGTCCATGAAATTATAATGCTTGTCAATTTTATCTCTAAAACAATTCATAGTTCAAAATAGTTCCTGAAATCGAAATTAGTAGTCCTTTTTCGACTGGTCAATTAAACTTGGTGTTTGTCACGGTGCTAGGGACCAATGTGATCGacaattttcaaatttagagattattttggAATTTCGTTAAGTTGACAACATTCTACAATTTCGCGGACTAAATTAAATGTACCAAAGTATGCTGAGGTTTGTGTTTCTCTTGTCTAGAAAGAATGGAGAGTCACGTGATTGGGTACGCTCATGGAAGGAGACACTTTTTTTGTTGCTTGAAGATATCCCACTTAACATTCGCAAACACATTGTGTCCATTTCTATTGATGGCACATCTGCAACTACTATCATTGTTGATaggtaaagaatcaattttatacGTGTGTGTTTTAACTTAATTAAGATTGTATATGAATTCTGATTCTGAAGTGGGAATGTTAATCTGATACTGCAGTGACACAGGAGAACCATTGTGGAGACCTTTTCTTTATAATGAGAGTTGTCCTGAAGCACTACCTGCTGTTAAATCCATTGCCCCTCCAAATCATACAGTATGCTCTGCGCCGTCCACTCTGTGTAAGCTCGTCTCGTGGTGGAATCGTGACGgttcaaacaaaaaatcagCTCTGTTGTTGCACCAAGCAGATTGGCTTTTGTGGCTTCTTCATGGAAAACTTGGAGTTTCAGATTATAATAATGCTCTAAAGGCATAATTTAATTAGCTCTAACATATTATCTGTTTTTTATAGCTAGGATAATTATGTTTCTATTGCGATTATCTGAGTTGgaaaattaatcaattgttTTATGTCTTGGCAGGTTGGATACGATCCTGAAGTGGACTCATATCCATCGTGGCTAGTTTGTCAACCATATTATAATCTTTTGCCTTCAGTTGTTGCCCCAGGAACTCCAATTGCTTGTTTAAAAGAAGAACTTAGAaataaatttggtaagttttcttcaattatatgaATCGCAGTTGTATGAGAATCTGTACCAAGCAACACTTTTCCAAAAAGTATGTGAGTGAGGACATAACACCTGGAGAATACATGTGTAATGTGTTGGTTTGTGGGGAGAGTCGACGATCCTTAAAGTAGTTCAGGATGTTACAATTcagaaaaacaatattaaatttaaattgttagGTTCCAACCACAGTTTTTAGGGCTAATGCTTATTGATATGGTTATAAAGTTCTCTTTCAAATTTGAACTGTGCAACATTATGTCAATATTCTTCTCTCTTTGGATAAGTGTCTTCTTGAGAGTTGAGGCACACTGCTTTTCCAACTGGTCCGGGCCACCGATAAAATTGATGCACAAATAACACAACTTTCTGGTCTTATTTATTGTTGTGATGTAATGGAATTGGATTTTCCTTAACTTCCTGGTTAAAACTTTTGCTgctatgaaattgaaaatcatataCATAGTACATGTCCTTTCAGGTTTTCAGAAGGACTGTGTTGTATGCACCGGAACCACTGATAGTATAGCTGCATTTCTTGCAGCTCAGGCTACTCAACCTGGAGAAGCTGTAATTTCTTATTAAACTTATCCCATGTTAGTTATTTATTCATGTTATTTCTCCTGATAAACAAATTATGAAATTTAGAAAGATAACTTAGAATCAtggattcaattttttttcacattTCATGTTCAGttcatccaaaaataatgtataGCTTCAACAATGGAAATTTTTATGTGCTTCCATTATAATTTTGCACTGAAGTCTTTCTACTACACCATTACAAGATCATGTTACTTTATATATGCAACCACATTAGCTTTTTATGACTCAATGTGTTTCTCAAAATGCTTGTTTAGGTCACTTCATTGGGTTCAACACTTGCTATCAAACTATTAAGCAACACAAGAATTGAAGATTCTCGGTTTGGGGTGTATAGCCATCGCCTCGATGATAAATGGCTTGTTGGTGGTGCTTCAAACACTGGTGGAGTTGTTCTTAGACAGCTATTCACTGATGATCAACTAGAGAAACTGAGTGAACAAATCGATCCCTCGCAAATCTCTCTTCTGGACTACTATCCTCTGCCAAAAGCTGGTGAAAGATTTCCGGTTGCAGATCCAGATTTAGCTCCAAGGTACTGAATCCTTTCTACTTTCTATTGGAACGGTCCATTTTTTGgaattcaatttcaatttagCTTTTATGTAATcttctttataattttatttaattctagatttattttaaattagattttcaaataaatttgaaatcatGTCATTGTCAATGGTAGGCTTTCAGAACCAGCAATTCCTTTTGTTTCAAGAATACTATCTTCTCTGCCATTTCATTAAGGTTACAAATCATCCTGTGAAGGATCAAAAGTTAGTTAATGAGAATGGCCTCCAAAATCTCCAGTTTGTAAGAAAAGCACTATGAGACTGAAATAGCCAAGCATTATTAATTTCTGACATTGTTGAAATATGCAATGCTTAGTCATTACATGTTCCATAAATGCAAGTTCGTTCTTGATGGGGCACTTCTTAAGTAAGTATAATCAGAATGCATTTAATTGCACTACAACACATGACTTGACTGTCATTAGAATATTACTACATTGTTCATGGTTTCTTGTCGGTCTTGCTCAAGGCACTGTTAAGAAATTAACAAATAGAGAATCTTCAATAAAAAGTACAGTATTTATTAGGAGCTTTTGAAAACATTACTTTTCATTTAATACTTTCTATTTTTCAATCCCTAACAAGGGTCCCCAAGGACACTCTTTGACATTTCCTTGTGTCTTTATTACGGTTGATGACTTAGCCAATTTTAGTAAGGAGAAAGTACATATCAAGTTCCATATAAAGAATCATATTTAGTGTTG
It includes:
- the LOC101492915 gene encoding D-ribulose kinase, which gives rise to MSHPASTILSSLTYTPKFGNGLLICNKRRVLSMNMRNGNNKKRSEVSVGASERLYLGLDFGTSGARFAIVNNLGTIQAEAKRHYPLYSNGESRDWVRSWKETLFLLLEDIPLNIRKHIVSISIDGTSATTIIVDSDTGEPLWRPFLYNESCPEALPAVKSIAPPNHTVCSAPSTLCKLVSWWNRDGSNKKSALLLHQADWLLWLLHGKLGVSDYNNALKVGYDPEVDSYPSWLVCQPYYNLLPSVVAPGTPIACLKEELRNKFGFQKDCVVCTGTTDSIAAFLAAQATQPGEAVTSLGSTLAIKLLSNTRIEDSRFGVYSHRLDDKWLVGGASNTGGVVLRQLFTDDQLEKLSEQIDPSQISLLDYYPLPKAGERFPVADPDLAPRLLPRPENDVEYLHGILESIARIEAKGYGLLKELGATEVDQVFTAGGGAKNEKWTKIRERVLGLPVSRASQTEAAYGTALLAIKGDQQNIL